From a single Phragmites australis chromosome 7, lpPhrAust1.1, whole genome shotgun sequence genomic region:
- the LOC133923406 gene encoding uncharacterized protein LOC133923406 isoform X2: protein MSEGLVRLRPPSPAPAPLPDNDDLLREILLRLPPWPSSHPRASLVCRLWRRLLAEPRFLRRFRAFHHREPPLLGFFINDFGLPYFTPTLDPPDRIPTARFALPLSRDEHWSFLGCRHGLALLLNRARLEITVWDPVTGDQRCAAVPPGFSNEDREIVRNAALLCDDGHAGCHRPRPFKVVLLRTDDVLLDADPQVFASLYESKTDLADGG from the exons ATGAGCGAGGGTTTGGTGCGCCTCCGCCCtccctcgccggcgccggcgcccctGCCGGACAACGACGATCTCCTCCGCGAGATCCTCCTGCGCCTCCCACCGTGGCCGTCCTCGCACCCGCGTGCCTCCCTTGTCTGCAGGCTCtggcgccgcctcctcgccgaaCCCCGATTCCTCCGCCGCTTCCGCGCTTTCCACCACCGGGAACCCCCGCTCCTCGGCTTCTTCATCAACGACTTCGGCCTTCCCTACTTCACTCCCACGCTGGATCCGCCCGACCGCATCCCCACTGCGCGCTTCGCACTGCCACTGAGTCGCGACGAGCACTGGAGCTTCCTCGGCTGCCGCCACGGCCTCGCGCTCCTCCTCAACCGGGCGCGCCTCGAGATCACCGTGTGGGACCCCGTCACCGGGGACCAGCGCTGCGCGGCCGTTCCACCGGGGTTCAGCAACGAAGACCGTGAGATTGTTCGCAACGCCGCGCTGCTCTGCGACGACGGCCACGCCGGGTGCCACCGTCCGAGGCCATTCAAGGTGGTCTTGTTACGCACTGATGATGTACTGCTTGATGCTGACCCTCAGGTGTTCGCCTCCCTCTACGAATCCAAGACAG ATCTTGCGGATGGAGGATAG
- the LOC133923406 gene encoding uncharacterized protein LOC133923406 isoform X1, translating into MSEGLVRLRPPSPAPAPLPDNDDLLREILLRLPPWPSSHPRASLVCRLWRRLLAEPRFLRRFRAFHHREPPLLGFFINDFGLPYFTPTLDPPDRIPTARFALPLSRDEHWSFLGCRHGLALLLNRARLEITVWDPVTGDQRCAAVPPGFSNEDREIVRNAALLCDDGHAGCHRPRPFKVVLLRTDDVLLDADPQVFASLYESKTGVWGDLISASIKAPLFLGKPGILVGNSLCWLLVGYGNSGILKFDMDKQSLGVIDTSMGTHSLQLQILRMEDSELGLAILSDVSVQLWEREANSDGVARWMLQKTIQLDRLLSLRLRMERSQPVIQGYDEDGHVMFISTAIGVFMIQLKSMQSRNLFESNIITTYHPYTSFYTTGRGIGSGDVGAQTLNNT; encoded by the exons ATGAGCGAGGGTTTGGTGCGCCTCCGCCCtccctcgccggcgccggcgcccctGCCGGACAACGACGATCTCCTCCGCGAGATCCTCCTGCGCCTCCCACCGTGGCCGTCCTCGCACCCGCGTGCCTCCCTTGTCTGCAGGCTCtggcgccgcctcctcgccgaaCCCCGATTCCTCCGCCGCTTCCGCGCTTTCCACCACCGGGAACCCCCGCTCCTCGGCTTCTTCATCAACGACTTCGGCCTTCCCTACTTCACTCCCACGCTGGATCCGCCCGACCGCATCCCCACTGCGCGCTTCGCACTGCCACTGAGTCGCGACGAGCACTGGAGCTTCCTCGGCTGCCGCCACGGCCTCGCGCTCCTCCTCAACCGGGCGCGCCTCGAGATCACCGTGTGGGACCCCGTCACCGGGGACCAGCGCTGCGCGGCCGTTCCACCGGGGTTCAGCAACGAAGACCGTGAGATTGTTCGCAACGCCGCGCTGCTCTGCGACGACGGCCACGCCGGGTGCCACCGTCCGAGGCCATTCAAGGTGGTCTTGTTACGCACTGATGATGTACTGCTTGATGCTGACCCTCAGGTGTTCGCCTCCCTCTACGAATCCAAGACAGGTGTGTGGGGTGACCTCATCTCAGCATCGATCAAGGCTCCGCTTTTTCTTGGCAAGCCTGGTATCCTGGTTGGAAATTCGCTTTGCTGGTTGCTTGTGGGTTATGGGAACAGTGGCATCCTTAAGTTTGATATGGATAAGCAGAGTCTAGGTGTGATCGATACCTCAATGGGCACACACTCCTTGCAATTACAGATCTTGCGGATGGAGGATAGCGAGCTCGGCCTTGCCATTTTGTCAGATGTCAGCGTCCAACTATGGGAGAGGGAGGCCAATTCTGACGGTGTTGCCAGATGGATGCTTCAGAAAACCATCCAACTAGACAGGCTCCTTTCACTGAGGTTGCGGATGGAGAGATCACAGCCAGTGATACAGGGGTATGATGAGGATGGTCATGTGATGTTCATATCAACAGCTATTGGAGTCTTCATGATCCAACTCAAGTCAATGCAGTCCAGGAATCTTTTTGAAAGCAATATCATCACCACCTATCATCCCTACACAAGTTTCTATACTACAG GCAGGGGCATTGGCAGTGGAGATGTTGGAGCTCAAACTTTGAACAACACATGA